The following DNA comes from Diceros bicornis minor isolate mBicDic1 chromosome 7, mDicBic1.mat.cur, whole genome shotgun sequence.
ggcgtggatgttgtgagtaactgatctgatgtgaagtaattgatttgatatgaagtaattgatttgatgtgttctcttttcggtcaacctggtgtttctctttctggttgatttgtgtcattttctcttcagccgatgtgggtgttttccctttccagtcgggctgatgttttttcccttctaatacttgacctatctagatctgtttacagactgtcacctttactatcctctatataataaaatataccttcagtccatttgtttggagtggaaagtgtcttttacatctctgatcgaatccccgaacctctgaTAACAAATGCATAttcattttaaatgattaaacggattgaattattttattcattcaaacaGTAGCTTATTAAACACTCCAGAGTACCAAGGTACCATTAGATCacaaaatgtatttgaaaaatgTGGCATCACAAAATCCAGTGGGTCAGAATAAagcaattttattcatatttttcctCTTACATGCAGATCCTGCTTGGAAAAGAATGAGATAAAGAGTGCATTTGTGAGTAGAATCTAAGAAGATATTTGGGCCCACTCTATGTCATTTATGCAGATTCTCATACTAGGATCATTCTCATTGCTCTGACTCCTGAACGTGACTTCAGTGGCTGCATTAAACGTCCCTTTCTCAGGCCCATTAGAGTTGCCTGAAACTTGCCTTGGTGTCCTTGATTTAAGCCTAGGTGACATCAGTGCATAAGGATCTTTTTACAATCATCCAGTATTAACCTCAAGAACCTCTGCACCTTTGCTGCAAAGTTGCTGTGCCCACTAGGAGGATGGGCAATCATACCACAGTGAGCACATTCCTTCTGTGGGGATTTTGCAGTTTCCCAGACCTGCAGAGTCCCCTCTTTGTGGTGATTTTCTTCTCCCATGTGACCATCCTAGCTGCAAATGTGTCCATAATTGTGGCCATCAAACTCAGTCACAACTTTCACACCCCcatgtattttttcctctgtggcctgtccTTTTCAGAAACTTGTACCACTATAATAATCCTCCCTCGCATGTTAGTGGACTTGCTATCAGACAGCAAGAGTATTTCTCTTCCTGAGTGTGCCACACagatgtttatcttctttggctTAGGAGGCAATAACTGCTTCATCATGGCTGCCATGTCCTATGACCGCTACACTGCCATTTGCAACCCACTACATTATGCCATCCAGATGACCCACAAGATCTGCTTTCAGCTCATGATGGCATCTTGGATGGTTGGCTTCCTGGTTTCCCTGTGTATTGTTATCATTGTATTCaacttgtctttctgtgactccaACATCATCCAGCACTTCTTCTGTGACATCTCACCTGTGGTCTCCCTTGCTTGTGATTACACTTTGTATCATGGAATGGCTATTTTTGTGCTCTCTGCCTTTGTGTTGGTGGGCAGCTTTATTTTAATTAAGATTTCCTATGTCTTCATTGGGTCCATACTTATGAAGATGCCTTCCGCAAAGGGGAAGCATAAGGCCTTCTCAACTTGCTCCTCTCACCTAGCTG
Coding sequences within:
- the LOC131408830 gene encoding olfactory receptor 10Z1-like produces the protein MGNHTTVSTFLLWGFCSFPDLQSPLFVVIFFSHVTILAANVSIIVAIKLSHNFHTPMYFFLCGLSFSETCTTIIILPRMLVDLLSDSKSISLPECATQMFIFFGLGGNNCFIMAAMSYDRYTAICNPLHYAIQMTHKICFQLMMASWMVGFLVSLCIVIIVFNLSFCDSNIIQHFFCDISPVVSLACDYTLYHGMAIFVLSAFVLVGSFILIKISYVFIGSILMKMPSAKGKHKAFSTCSSHLAVVCIHYGFACFVYSRPKYSDSFHEDMLMAVTYTVLTPLLNPIVYSLRNKEMQIALRKVLDNANRFIHQMVNKRALNI